CTGCCGCCCGACGTGGTGATCGTGTCGGGCCACAACCGCAACGGCACGATCGAGGACCTGCGCGTCTACCGCGAGATGCTCGCCGCCACCACCCACATCGTCCGCGACGGGCTGGCCGCCGGCAAAAGTGCCGACACTCTGAAGGCGGAGAAGGCCCTCGAAGCGTGGTCCGGCTACGCCGGCAGCTATGTCAGCGCCGACGAGTGGATCGACAGCCTGGTCGCCGGCCTCCAGGGTGGCAAGGGCGAAGACCACCGGAAGATCTTCGAGCCGCTCTACGAGGCCTACTCCGAGGGCGGCGCGGACGCGGCCATCACCCTCTACCAGGGCATGCGGCGCGATCGGCCGGGCGCGTTCGCGTACCAGGACACCGACCTGCTGGTGATCGGCGACAAGCTGCTTTCGCACGGGAAGACCGAGCCGGCTGTGCGCTTCCTCGAGGCCAGCCTCGCGGAGTACCCGGACTCGTCCTACGCCTACTACACCAACTACGAGCTCGCGCTCGCCCACGACCGGCTCGGCCACCGCGAGGAGGCCATCCGCCACTGCCGGACCGCCGCCGAGCAGAGCCCGGACAACCCGCGGATCGCCGCCCTGCTCGAGGAGCTGACGGGTCGACCTTGAGCGCTGGCGTCTTCCCTCAGACTCCGTTGCCGAAGCGGCTGTGGCGGCGGCCGTACAGGACGTAGACCATCAGCCCGAGCACCAGCCACACCCCGAAGCGGATCCAGGTCGCGGTCGGCAGGTTGAGCATCAGGTAGAAGCAGACCGCGATGCCGGCGAGGGGGACGAGCGGCACCAGCGGCGTCCGGAACGGCCGCAGCCGACCCGGCTCGCGGACCCGCAGCACCAGCACCCCGAGGCACACCAGCACGAAGGCGAACAGGGTGCCGATGTTGGTCAGCTCGACGAACACGTCCAGGTTGGCGAAGGCGGACAGCCCGCCGACGACGATCCCCAGCCAGATGGTGATGAAGGCGGGGGTGTGGTGGCGCGGGTGGACCCGGGCGAACGACGGCGGCAGCAACCCGTCCCGGGACATCGAGAAGAAGATGCGGGTCTGACCGTACTGGAACACCAGCAGCACGGCGGTGGTCGCGATCACCGCGCCGACCGCCACCAGCCCCGCTGCCCAGTTCATGCCGAGCAGGGAAAACGCGCGGGCCAGCGGCTCGGCCGAGCCGGCGATGTCGGACAGCGGGATCATCCCGGTGAGCACCAGCGCGGTCGCCACGTAGAGGACGGTGCACAGCAGCAGCGAGCCGATCATGCCGATCGGCATGTCGCGCTGCGGGTTCCGGCACTCCTCGGCGGCCGTCGACACGGCGTCGAAGCCGATGTACGCGAAGAAGATGATCGCCGCGCCGGCGCCGATGCCGGTCCACCCGTTGGGAGCGAAGGGCTGCCAGTTCGAGGGACGGACGAAGAGCGAGCCGGCGACGATGAAGAACAGCAGGATCGCGACCTTGACCACGACCATGATCGTGTTGACGCGGGCCGACTCCTTGACGCCGAGCACCAGCAGCCAGGTCAGCAGTGCCACGATCGCCACCGCCGGCAGGTTGAAGATCACCGGCACGCCGAGCAGCCGGGGCGCCTCGGCCATGATCTCGGGCGTGCGCAGCGCTGTCGCCAGGTCGGTCCGCAGCCACCCCGGGACATCGAGGCCGAGCCCACGCAGCAGCTCGCAGAAGTAGCTCGACCACGAGACGGCGACCGCCACGTTGCCCATCGCGTACTCGATGATCAGGTCCCAGCCAATGATCCACGCCACCAGCTCGCCGAGAGTCGCAGCCGAGTAGGTGTAGGCGCTGCCCGCGACCGGCACCATCGCGGCGAACTCCGCGTAGCACAGGGCGCACAGCCCGCAGCCGAGCGCGGTGATGACCATCGACACCACCAGCGCCGGCCCGGCCCCGACGTGGTGGGCGCCACCCGCCGCAGCGGTGCCGATCGAGGCGAAGATGCCGGCGCCGATCACGGCCCCCACACCGAGGGCGATCAGCTCGAAGGGGCCGAGCACCCGGCGCAGCTTCCGCTCGCCGTCGGCGGCCGCTTCGGCGAGCATCAGGTCGAGCGACTTGCGGCGCAGCAAATTCCGAATCGGCATGCCGGCGGAGAATAGCAGAGGATCGCCGCCGCCGCTCGCCGGGAGCCGCGCCGCCCCTGACCTGGGCTATCCTGGCCGCGGTCATCGGGAAAGGACTGGGCTCATGGCGACCGTGTTCGACAGCACCACGATCAACGGCCTGCGGCTCGCCAACCGGCTGGTGCGGTCCGCCACCTGGGAAGGGCTCGGCGGGCCCGACGGGCGAGTCAACGACGGCGTGCTGGCGATCTACCGCCGGCTCGCCCAGGGCGGGGTTGGGCTGATCATCACCGGCTACCTCTCGGTGCGCTCGGACGGACGCCAGCACCCGACCCAGCTCGGCGCCGACCGCGACGAGCTGGTCGTCGGCCTCGCCGAGCTCGCGGCCGCGGTCCACGACCACGGCGGCAAGGTGGTCGGCCAGATCGTCCACTGCGGCGGCCAGGCCGTCCGCAGCGCGAGCGGCGGCCAGGACCCGGTGGCGCCGAGCGCCGTGGCGAGCCCCGGCTACCCCGAGGTTCCGCGCGAGCTTCCGGTCGCGGGCATCCGCGACCTGGTCAGGCGCTTCGCCGCGGCCGCGGGCC
The sequence above is drawn from the Thermoanaerobaculales bacterium genome and encodes:
- a CDS encoding amino acid permease; translated protein: MPIRNLLRRKSLDLMLAEAAADGERKLRRVLGPFELIALGVGAVIGAGIFASIGTAAAGGAHHVGAGPALVVSMVITALGCGLCALCYAEFAAMVPVAGSAYTYSAATLGELVAWIIGWDLIIEYAMGNVAVAVSWSSYFCELLRGLGLDVPGWLRTDLATALRTPEIMAEAPRLLGVPVIFNLPAVAIVALLTWLLVLGVKESARVNTIMVVVKVAILLFFIVAGSLFVRPSNWQPFAPNGWTGIGAGAAIIFFAYIGFDAVSTAAEECRNPQRDMPIGMIGSLLLCTVLYVATALVLTGMIPLSDIAGSAEPLARAFSLLGMNWAAGLVAVGAVIATTAVLLVFQYGQTRIFFSMSRDGLLPPSFARVHPRHHTPAFITIWLGIVVGGLSAFANLDVFVELTNIGTLFAFVLVCLGVLVLRVREPGRLRPFRTPLVPLVPLAGIAVCFYLMLNLPTATWIRFGVWLVLGLMVYVLYGRRHSRFGNGV